The genomic DNA gctgatctctcagcagaaattctgcaagccaggagggagtggcagacatacttaaagtgatgaaagggaaaagcctacaaccaagattactctaccaagcaaagATCTCATCCAGagtcgatggagaaattaaaatctttaaagacCAGCAAGAGcaaagagaactcagcaccaccaaaccagctttacaacaaatgctaaaggaacttctctagttaggagatacaagaaaaggaaaagacctacaataacaaacccaaaacaattaagaaaatggtaataggaacaaacatatggataactaccttaaatgtaaatggattaaatgatccaaacaaaagacataggatgaatagatacaaaaacaagacccatatatatgctgtctacatgagacccacttcagacctagggacacatacagactgaaagtgaagggatggaaaaagatagtccatgcaaatggaaatcaaaagaaagctggagtagcaattctcatatcagacaaaatagactttaaaataaagactaatacaagagacaaataaggacactacataatgaccaagggaaaaatccaagaagaagatataacaactgtaaatatttatgcacccaacataggaacaccccaatacataatgcaaatgctaacagccatgaaaggggaaattgacagtcacacaatcatagtaggggactctaaAACCTCACTTTCAAGAATGGAcagttcatccaaaatgaaagtaaataaggaaacacaagctttaaatgatacattaaaacagatagacttaattgatatttataggacatcctatccaaaaacaacaaaatacactttcttctcaagtgctcatggaacattctccagggtagatcatatcttgggtcacaaatcaagcattggtaaatttaagaaatttgaaattgtatcaagtatcttttcccacaACAATGCTTTgaaattagatatcaattacaggaaaaaaatctgtaaaaaatacaaacacatggaggctaacaatacactacttaataaccaagagatcactgaacaaatcaatgaggaaaacaaaaaaataccatgaaacaaatgacaataaaaacacgataacccaaaacctatcagatgcagcaaaagcagttctaagaggaaagattatagcaatacactcctaccttaagaaacaagaaacgtctcaaataaacaacctaaccttacacttgtaccaattagagaaagaagaaaaaaaaaccccaaagttagcagaagaaaataaatcataaagatcagatcagaaatacatgaaggaaacaatagtaaagatcaataaaactaaaagctggttctttgagaagattaaaaaaattcctaaaccattagccagactcatcaagaacaaaagagagaagactcaaattaatagaattagaaatgaaaaaggagaagtaacaactgacactccagaaatacaaaggatcatgagagattagtacaagcaactatatgtcaatagaatggacaacctggaagaaatcgacaaattcttagaaaagcacaaccttctgagactgaagcaggaagaaatagaaaatacaaacagaccaatcacaagcactgaaattgagactgtgattagaaatgttccaacaaacaaaagcccaggaccagatggcttcacaggtgaattctaccaaacattgagagaagagctaacacctatccttctcaaactcttccaaaatatagcagagggaggaacactcccaaactcattctacgaggccaccatcactctgataccaaagccagacaaagatgtcacaaagaaagaaaactacaggccaatatcactgatgaacatacatgcaaaaatcctcaacaatatactagcaaacagaatcctacagcacattaaaaggatcatacactatgatcaagtggagtttatcccaggaatgcaagccttcttcaatatatgcaaatcaatcaacgtaatacaccatattaacaaattgaaggagaaaaaccatatgatcatctcaatctatgcagaaaaagcttttggcaaaattcaagacctatttatgataaaaaccctccagaaagcaggcatagagagaacttatctcaacataataaaggacatatatgacaaacccacagtcaacatcgttctcaatggtgaaaaagtaaaaccatttcctctaagataaggaacaagacaaagtggtccactctcaccactattattcaacatagttttggaagttttagccacagcaatcagagaagaaaaagaaataaaagtaatcaaaatcagaaaagaagaagtaaagctgtcactgtttgcagatgacatgatactatacatagaaaatcctaaagttgctaccagaaaactactagaactaatcactgaatttggtaaagtggcaggatacaaaatcaatgcacagaaatctcttgcattcctatacactaaggatgaaaaatctgaaagagaatttaaggaaatactcccacttaccattgcaacgaaaagaataaaatatctaggaataaacctacctaaggagacaaaagacctgtatgctataagacactgatgaaagaaattaaagacgataaaaacagatggagaggtataccatgttcttggattggaagaatcaacattgtgaaaataattatattatccaaagcaatctatagattcaatgcaatccccatcaaactaccaatggcatttttcacagaactagaacaaaaaatttcacaatttgtatggaaacacaaaagaccctgagtagccaaagcaatcttgagaacgaaaaacggagctggaagaatcaggctcccagacttcagactatactacaaagctacagtaattaagacagtatggaactggcacaaatacggaaatatagatcaatggaacaggatagaaagcccagagataaactcacgcacatattgtcaccttatttttgataaaagatgCAAGAACATGccatggaggaaagacagcctgtttgataagtggtgctgggaaaactggacagctacatgtaaaagaattaacttagaacactgcctaacaccatacacaaaaataaactgaagatggattaaaggcctaaatgtaaggtgagacagtataaaactcttacaggaaaagataggcagaacactctatgacataaatcacagcaagatcctttttgacccatctcctagaaaaatggaaataaaaacaaaaataaagaaatgggacctaatgaaacttaaaagcttttgcacagcaaaggaaaccataaacaagaccaaaagacaaccctcagaatgggagaaaatatttgcaaatgaagcatctgaaaagggattaatctccaatatttacaagcagctcatgcagctccatatgaaaaaaacaaacaacccaatccaaaaatgggcagaagacccaaatagacatttctccaaagaagatatacagattgccaacaaacacatgaaaggatgctctacaacactaatcattagagaaatgcaaatcaaaacttcaatgacatattacctcacaccagtcagaatggccatcatcaagaaatctagaaacaataaatgctggagacggtgtggagaaaagggaaccctcttgcactgttggtgggaatgtaaattgatacagccactgtggagaacagtatggaggttccttaaaaaattaaaaagagaactaccatatgactcagcaatcccactactgggcctataccctgagaaagccacaattcaaaaagggtcatgtaccacaatgttcattgcagctctatttacaatagccaggacatggaagcaatgtaagtgtccttcgacaggtgaatggataaagaaaatgtggcacatatatacaatgtaatattactcagacataaaaagaaacgaaattgagttatttgcagtgaggtggatggacctagagtccaccatacagagtgaagtaagtcagaaagagaaaaacaaacactgtatgctaacacatatacatggagtctaaaaaaagaaaagtttctgaagaatctagggacaggaccagaataaagatgcagacgtagagaatggagttgaggacatggggagggggaagggtaagctgtgacgaagtgagaCAATGgcttggatatatatacactaccaaatgtaaaatagatagctagtgggaagccgctgcatagcacagggaaatcagctcggtgctttgtgatcacctagagagGTGTTATACGGAGGATGGGaatgagatgcaagagggaggtgatatggggatataggtatacgtatagctgatttactttgttatacagcagcaactaacacaatattgtaaagcaattctactccagtaaagatgttaaaaaaaaaaaaaaagaagtgccagGATTGGCGCTAGTCCTAATCCGAGTGTCAGAAAGTGGGATAACTCCAAAATTATGGGAAAACATAAGGTCTATTTCTAGTCTTGAGGTCAGGGGTTGGTGGTAGATATCTGTCTCACTACAGCCAGGATAAAATCTTCTTGAGAGCtgaaattttgtctttttcattcagTTGCCAATACTGTGGCTAGGGTGAAGCCTCCCTGAGTGTTAGGAGTGGTAAAAGTACCTAGAACAGCAACTTGCATTCTAAAGTCAGTGttattgggtttttgttgttgttgcaatcCATATCCCAactcaaaaaaaagaagattccctacaataaaaactaaaagaaatttcacaatataaagtttatataaaatataaaaatttcatgttgaaatttttttaaagccaaaaaatCAATACTATTATCaactatgtttatatttttagtaaatatataaagcatagAGAAGATTTGCATTAAATTAATGATAGTGTATGCCTCTGCAGTGGACGGAGAtgttatattttgcaaatatgcCAACATTTGTTAATTTTGGGTGAAGGTAAACGGAcgttttttatatctttcatgCTTTCcatattatgttttaatttttcaaaataaataaaatagaaagagaacTTAGAACTGTTATAGATGATGATTGTATTACAATGTTTTCAGAATTGAACATACCTAAGACATACACACGTGCAACACGCAAAGACATAAAGCGTCTGAATAATACAATCAAGAAACTTGGTAATagagaaaactttaaattttttatttcacagagaatatacattcctttttaatAGAAAGCTTGAATAAACCAATTACCATTGAAGAGATAAGAAAGCTGATTAAAGATCTACCATCAAAATTGTCACCAGGATTAGACTGTTTTTACAGCTCACTACTagctaatttttaaagaagaaataattctaaTGCTATTTAAACTGTTCCAGAACAcagaaaaatgattgaaaactcacaatttcattttttaaagctagcataattttaacaacaaaatttgaaatatacAATTTTACTTTGGAATGTAAACGCAATAATACTAAATAAAGTATTGGTAAATAATACCCAGCAATGTATCAAATGATTATTACACCATGActaagtaggatttattccataAACACAAATTTGTTTCAAAACATCAAATATCTACCACTCTAATTCATCGAGTCAacaaactaaaggaaaaaaaaagttatactgTTTtgtcaatagatgctgaaaaggcatttgataaaattcaggaGCCACTTTTAGTAATAATGCTATGTAAAACAGGAATAGAAGAAATACCCTAAATGTGTTAATGGTCAATGACTATTTACCAATAACCAACAGCAAATGTCATATTAATAGGGAACACTAAAGACAATTCCATGAAAATTAAGAACCACACAGGCATGTCTGTCATAAtcattattcaacattgttttggaaaatCCAGATCATGTAATAACAATATTAacattataagaaataaaatgatctctATTTGAAGGTGAGATGACTATATATCTACAAAGTCCaaaacattctattttaaaaacccaGTGTAATTCAGAGTATTTAGTAAGCTGAAAATAGAAGGAATAAAAAACCTCTAGTTTGTCTATAttgccaaaaatataaatgaggaggaaaaaatacccaattcaaaatgtcaaaatgtgacaaaaactgtaaaaatatttagagataaaCTTAATCAGATGTGATGGACCCATATaacattacaaaaacaaaaccaaaagatttTAATGATGTACCAAAATTCTCGAGTATTAaagattaatattatttttaaaataaccttctAAACAGAAATGCAGAAATGTAATACGATTCTAAGGCATCACGATTTTTTTAAACGTGGAAAGGATGCTTCCAATTTTtacatgaaagaatgaaaaacaaattatataaaagaagaagagacaaaaaaaaaaaccaaaaaactaatgaGAGGGGACTTGCTTTACCAGAGTCCAAAGTTTATGGTCAAGCCAGTACAATTAAAACAATGTGATACTGGCTCAGGAACTTGAAAATGGgtgatttatttaataaatgtgataGCATAATCAGGTATCCAATATGAACAAAATGTATATTTGGACCTCTacctccatatacaaaaataaattcctgatGGATCAGTTGAAgcttaaaattaataaacatttttagaaaaaatgtaGGTAAATATTTGTATGACTAGCAGTGGGGGCATTCaactgaaaaaaacaagaaaccaaaaagctaaaaagaagagaggaatctatctaatttttttttaaactgtaaagtaAAAAAGAAGATATCAATAAAGTCAAGATTAAtgatagaatggagaaaatcatAACACATATGGGCTACAACTGATTAGTACACACCACATAGTAAATATAGTTACAATTCCTACAGATTtataaggaaaagataaaagattcaatagataaatgagcaaaggataaGCACTGGTAAATCACAAAAAAAGTCCGaatggtaaaaaacaaaaaaactcactgAGTTTGTCAATTAAAGAAACAATACTATGTAATTTTTCACTGTTCAGATTTACAAACATTAAAGAGTGCTGGAGAGGATGCTGGAAAATGAGCACTTTCATTTTAGATGGTAATTTTGTAATAtctcttaaaattaaataaacaccTACCTAACAGTCCCATTTCTGGGAAGCTACCCTATAGAAATAAAAGCACCAGTATGTATTGTAGCAGTGCtatggtggaaaaaaaaagagaaaacttaaaGACCATCAATAATAGAATGGTACATAAATGGTACCATTTTGGTACATAAATATGTACTGTGTATGCAGTTGttaggagaagagaggaagacaaggagaaatagagggagaggggaaatgggtgatttatttaataaatgtgatGGTACAATCAGGTATCCaatgtgaataaaatatatagttggACATCTATCTTATACCATATGGAGAGGGAggcatgggggagagagagagagatctgtaGCTACTGATCAGAAGGATATGTCAAGGGAGAAAAGCAATTACAGAGAAATAATGGGCCTTGCTGTTTCTGTAGAAAGGACTACAACAAACTTTCTTTAAGAGGATGGGGAAAACATGGAAGGATATACATTATCTTCTTAACACTTGTTacctggggagaaaaaaattggtaaggcaaagaaagaaatgggggtggtggtggtggaggataTAGTGTGTGTacaccatttatttttctttatctagtTTTCCATTGTTCCAAATTTTACAAACACTTTTCAATTTTCTATTAGCACCcgatttaaaattttgattacaGAACAAGGCAATATCAAAAGTACCAAAGTATACTTCGGGCAAAACTGTGGAACTAGTCAATGTAAGATTTGGAGGCACCGTAAGTAATAATAAATTCTTTAATCTCTGACTTCAAAACTGTTCTCAAAAGTTCACAcgacatattttacatttaatagtTCCACAACTTTTGCAATAGCACAATGAATTTAGGGGGTTTTCACCAAACCATAGACATAAATGTGAATATCATCATCAAACTTAATGAAGTAGACAGATGGCTTGGCCACCACTTGATGGATGAAAATGCCGGTTCTCTTGGACCCATCATCTTTGGCGTGCTCCACCTGCTTGCCCACAAGGCTGTCGACAACTTCTCCAGGCTCCCGTTCTGCTGTAGGGAAATAGTAGTTGGAATCTGGAATGATGCGCAGGTCACCATCTTTGTAGTCATCCAGCAGCGTGTACATATAAAGGACTGGATCTTTCTCGTAGGTAATGTAAAACCAAGTGTCCATCACGGGGGCTCGCGCCAGGACCATACCCTTCCATTCATCTTTCGTACCGTGCTCACCCTCAAACACATGACCCACTGCCTTGCCAATCAGGGAATCTGCCAGGCGCGAATCAATGCGAGGAGTTGGCACTCTCTCAGGAAGGATCTCTAGCGCTAAAACTCTCTTATCTCGGTGCAGTTCTAGTCCATACACACTATCTTTGCCATCATATTTGATGATATAGAGAGTGGGCTTCACGGAAACCTGCTCAAGCACGGTGCCCTTCCACTGCTCCACGGGCTCGTTGCCTTCCTTCCAGCCGTGTTGAATGCGGCAGCCCACAATGTTCCTACGGGTGAGGAAAGTGGGCTTGCGCCGCTGTTTCCTGTGGGTGTGCCTTTTCTTCATCAGGTATGCGGACACACCATCTACGCCCATCGGAGGCACTGTTGGGGGCGACATGGCTTGGGGTTTAAGGAGGCTCAGCAACGCTACCACTTACTAGATTAAGCTGACAAAAAGTCAGCACTATCCAGTATGAGATCTTTTTTTTGTGATCTCCGAAAACAGAGAGATCCTGTCCTGCACgttctccttctcccttccccaaaggcaaggCTCTCAACAAGGCTCGGCAGAAACGCTCTAACTCTGACCGTGGACACTAGGACAGCGGGGGCCTCTTGACAGTATTCTTCTCTCCCGCCCGGCAGAGGTATCTGCAGCAGTGGCAGTTGCCGCAGGAGATGGCGGGCTTGCGTGTGCTGCCTGCGCCTTGCGCCCGCCCCGACTCCCAACCCTAAGTCTCCCGAATTGACCACTTAGCTGTTATCGATGGTGTTGCGGCTGCGGAACGGCGACGGAGAAGGAGAGGACGGGAAAGGGATAAGAGCGATGGTTGCAGCGCCAAAGTCGCGGGCGGCGGCGGGTCTCTGAGAAGTCCGCGCGGCCTCGGCTTAGCAATGTTGCTCTGCTCGGCCTAGCTCTGGCGCCAGGGTTTTTGCCGCTTCGGGAACCCGACCCCTCAGAGCCCGCCTGAgcctcggccccgcccccgccattCCGCCTTCCGCTCAGCCAGCAGCAGCTGGGCGGGTTACTGCGCACACTGCGTTCTGTCCACACAGTCACAGGCGCTCACTCCATTTCCTCACGCGCCCCCCGACCGCTTCTCTCAAACCCAAGCCAGACTGGCCGGCTCCCTTACTCCTCTCTGGCCGTCTGTCGCCCACCAGCCTCCTCAGCAGCTTCTCCATCTGCTTTCTATCTTCCAGGAATTCCtcacaaagccttttttttttttaatattcaacacatacatacacagagtttgtacatacaaaaaaatttttttttcagtttaaggaTTACGAGACCGGATAAGTAAATGCCGTGTACAGTCCACCATCCTGATCcaaactttcctttttattttctatctggtCACTCACGGTAATGCTTTTTTAATACGTATATTTTTCTGAATGTAAAGTAAATGTACTGACACTGTGGAGATTTTCTGaaattcagtgaaataaaaacCGAAACTAACCTTAATCTTAACATCTAGATatacagcaaaatgttaacagttctgatatctcaataaatctatGCTTGTATTTTACAAAATTGGTAGCAGGTTTCACATCtttataacttctttttaaattcatatcATTAGTATCTTCCAAAGTTATTAAATACTCTGAAAACATGGTTTTTAATGGTTCCATAATGTTCCTTTGTATAGATCTTCCGTTATTTATCCTAAAAGGTCTATGACgataaataaaattagtttaCTCTCATATATGGATTTATTGAGCTAGTATAAaccattttttcaaagaatatttaatgacatggagATCTACATATGAGATAAGAACAATGTGTGAGAAAGCAGGATACTGAAACAAAATTGTGGCTCCAATTTTGTagacagaaaaaattaaaaggtttttGTGGTATATATTTGCAgtctttctgattataaaagtactGCATGCTCATgtggaaaatatgaaagatagaaaagaaagtaTCCATAATTTCACCTACTTCAAGTCACAGGGCTCTTATcaagattaaatgaaaatatctgtatgtcttttattcCTGTATCCTACTTACAAGATAGCAATATAAACCAGGGAAGTCTAGGCTCCTCATTCTCACTCCTCCACTCTATACTGGTGAGAAGAGAAAGCCTCATATCATCATGGGTAAAAAAGGCCATTAATTCTTCTGGAAATGTAGGAAAGCAGGGAAGAGAGGTGCAAGGCAGCAATTCGGGCTGCCTCCACATTACATTACCTTCCAAGGCAGGGAAAGAAAAACCTAGTCCTCATACCATTTAATAGCTGATTGGGCAGAATATGTGTGGATCCTTCAATTCCCCATgtttcccaggccaaaggttttGAGATGGGATAACTCGCCAGTACTATATTATCAGAAAGTAATTCCAAGGAAGCAATTTCaaggaagcaagaaaactacatatACTAAAAGGTATTTCTAAACTCTTTAGAATTACATAGTGGTGTGTACAtattcacacatat from Balaenoptera acutorostrata chromosome X, mBalAcu1.1, whole genome shotgun sequence includes the following:
- the SPIN4 gene encoding spindlin-4 isoform X1, whose protein sequence is MSPPTVPPMGVDGVSAYLMKKRHTHRKQRRKPTFLTRRNIVGCRIQHGWKEGNEPVEQWKGTVLEQVSVKPTLYIIKYDGKDSVYGLELHRDKRVLALEILPERVPTPRIDSRLADSLIGKAVGHVFEGEHGTKDEWKGMVLARAPVMDTWFYITYEKDPVLYMYTLLDDYKDGDLRIIPDSNYYFPTAEREPGEVVDSLVGKQVEHAKDDGSKRTGIFIHQVVAKPSVYFIKFDDDIHIYVYGLVKTP
- the SPIN4 gene encoding spindlin-4 isoform X2, whose protein sequence is MGVDGVSAYLMKKRHTHRKQRRKPTFLTRRNIVGCRIQHGWKEGNEPVEQWKGTVLEQVSVKPTLYIIKYDGKDSVYGLELHRDKRVLALEILPERVPTPRIDSRLADSLIGKAVGHVFEGEHGTKDEWKGMVLARAPVMDTWFYITYEKDPVLYMYTLLDDYKDGDLRIIPDSNYYFPTAEREPGEVVDSLVGKQVEHAKDDGSKRTGIFIHQVVAKPSVYFIKFDDDIHIYVYGLVKTP